The following are encoded together in the Clostridium sp. BJN0013 genome:
- a CDS encoding IS110 family transposase — protein sequence MSKFFNLPVVGIDVSADYSMVAILAPDGAVYRKAFKIMHTSDGFSYLLKEMRKVEKEFSMKPSLFMESTGVYHLTLFHFLKNNELETFVINPLITNSNKNLGIRKVKNDKMDALTIANIAKFQNIKMSDYLDIPIFAVRSLCRDYYSLIDNRSQFKKKLSSDLRTFFPGYHNVFSDVAGVTSLAVLSKFSSPKAIVDAPKDDLIALLKENSCKSIDWCTNTYNKLLNAALSAVQIGITNNSFKVTIGINIKLLNIINEQIETLVNEIESAVKNDSTPASFKNNIALLLSFKGIGFITAVTIMSEIGDPTRFKHPKEMVAFFGIDPSVSQSGKFNSDQNKMSKRGTRFGRRALYAAALASIRKSKTGKPINSVLYQYRNKNLNGKKKKVALCAIMHKLVKYIFAVLRDQKPYEIREPKLHNQMYVTNFSRSVS from the coding sequence ATGTCAAAATTTTTTAATTTACCTGTAGTAGGTATCGATGTTTCTGCTGATTATTCTATGGTTGCAATACTAGCCCCTGATGGAGCAGTTTATAGAAAGGCTTTCAAGATAATGCACACTTCTGATGGTTTCTCTTATCTTCTCAAAGAAATGAGAAAAGTGGAAAAAGAGTTCTCCATGAAACCATCACTTTTCATGGAATCAACTGGTGTTTACCATTTAACTCTTTTCCACTTCCTAAAGAATAACGAATTAGAAACTTTCGTTATAAATCCTCTTATTACTAATAGTAACAAAAATTTAGGAATAAGAAAAGTGAAAAATGATAAAATGGATGCCTTAACTATTGCAAACATAGCAAAATTTCAAAATATAAAAATGTCTGATTATTTAGATATCCCAATATTTGCTGTAAGATCACTTTGTCGTGATTACTACAGCCTTATAGATAACCGTTCCCAGTTCAAGAAAAAGTTATCTTCTGATCTTAGAACGTTTTTTCCTGGATATCATAATGTTTTTTCTGACGTAGCTGGTGTTACTTCATTAGCAGTTTTAAGTAAATTTTCATCCCCTAAAGCAATTGTTGATGCACCAAAAGATGATTTAATTGCTTTACTAAAGGAAAATTCTTGTAAATCAATTGACTGGTGTACAAACACATATAACAAACTTTTAAACGCTGCACTAAGTGCTGTACAAATAGGAATAACCAATAATTCCTTTAAAGTAACTATAGGCATAAATATAAAGCTTTTAAACATCATTAATGAACAAATTGAAACTCTAGTAAATGAAATAGAATCAGCAGTTAAAAATGACTCAACACCTGCTTCATTTAAGAACAACATAGCATTGCTTCTTTCTTTCAAAGGTATAGGCTTTATTACAGCTGTAACCATAATGAGTGAAATAGGCGATCCTACAAGGTTCAAGCATCCAAAAGAAATGGTTGCTTTCTTTGGAATTGACCCTTCAGTTAGTCAATCCGGGAAATTTAATAGTGACCAAAATAAAATGTCCAAGCGTGGTACACGCTTTGGTAGAAGAGCACTTTATGCTGCTGCTCTTGCATCAATAAGAAAATCCAAAACTGGTAAACCAATTAACAGTGTTCTTTACCAGTATCGCAATAAAAACTTAAATGGTAAGAAGAAGAAAGTTGCTCTTTGTGCAATTATGCACAAACTTGTAAAGTACATATTTGCAGTTCTTAGAGATCAAAAGCCTTATGAAATTCGTGAACCAAAACTGCACAACCAAATGTATGTTACTAATTTTTCAAGATCAGTTTCTTAA
- a CDS encoding DUF1385 domain-containing protein has protein sequence MARNTSVGGQAIIEGVMMRGICGIATAIRKSNGEIIVNIEKNIPYSKRNVFLGLPIIRGFVSLIESLVIGIRTLNYSASFFEECEEPSKFDRWFQNIFKEKTENVIMVTTLFISLVIATLLFFIFPTFVANIFKKFSVYDSIVLNIIEGVIRVIVFLIYLLLIGNMKDIKRVFQYHGAEHKTIFCYENSRELTSENAQKFTRLHPRCGTNFLFLVMIISIIFFSLTGWGNILERILYRIILLPVVSGVTYELIKWVGKSDNFLSKIISYPGLMLQKITTREPDYEQLEVAIRALKSAEGIDKNQGESRELL, from the coding sequence GTGGCAAGAAATACATCGGTTGGAGGACAGGCAATAATAGAAGGGGTTATGATGAGAGGAATATGTGGCATAGCCACAGCTATAAGAAAATCAAATGGTGAAATTATTGTTAATATAGAAAAAAATATACCTTATAGTAAAAGAAATGTTTTTTTAGGGTTACCTATTATAAGGGGATTTGTATCCTTGATAGAATCTCTAGTCATAGGCATACGTACATTGAATTATTCTGCTTCTTTTTTTGAAGAATGTGAAGAACCATCTAAATTTGACAGGTGGTTTCAAAATATATTCAAAGAAAAAACTGAAAATGTGATCATGGTAACAACTTTATTTATATCTTTAGTTATTGCCACACTTTTATTTTTTATATTTCCCACTTTTGTGGCAAATATATTTAAAAAATTTTCAGTATATGATAGTATAGTTCTTAATATAATTGAAGGAGTAATTAGGGTAATTGTTTTTCTTATCTATTTGCTCTTAATAGGGAATATGAAAGATATAAAAAGAGTGTTTCAGTATCATGGTGCAGAACATAAAACTATTTTTTGCTATGAAAATTCAAGAGAGCTTACATCTGAAAATGCACAGAAGTTTACCAGACTCCACCCAAGATGCGGTACTAATTTTTTATTTTTGGTTATGATAATAAGTATAATATTTTTTTCATTGACAGGTTGGGGCAACATTTTGGAGAGAATTTTATACAGAATAATTTTACTGCCTGTAGTTTCTGGAGTTACTTATGAACTTATAAAATGGGTAGGAAAAAGTGATAATTTTTTATCTAAAATTATATCTTATCCTGGACTTATGCTTCAGAAAATTACTACAAGAGAGCCAGATTATGAACAATTGGAAGTGGCAATTAGAGCCTTAAAGAGTGCAGAGGGAATAGACAAAAATCAAGGGGAAAGTAGAGAATTACTGTGA
- the prmC gene encoding peptide chain release factor N(5)-glutamine methyltransferase: MVKFNDINTLLKYGYKVLKDKKISSYVLDSQLLLGKAINKDRLFIFINADYKVTKEESEKYYYYLKLRSKKMPVKYILGQCEFMGMDFIVKPGVLIPRPDTETLVEQALEEINNNKFYNICDLCCGTGAIGVSLAKFMEHINVVCCDISDTACEVAEQNVRRYSLNKRISIVKSDLMEYFILNKIKFNLIVCNPPYIKESVIDTLMEDVKNYEPHAALSGGEDGLEFYRKIVKQSLKVLIENGMLMFEIGYDQKKDVTSILMRYGFKNITCIKDLAGKDRVIKAVIV, translated from the coding sequence ATGGTTAAATTTAATGATATTAATACACTTTTGAAATATGGTTATAAAGTTTTAAAAGATAAAAAAATTAGTAGTTATGTTTTAGATTCCCAGCTTTTATTAGGGAAGGCTATAAATAAGGATAGACTATTTATATTTATAAATGCAGATTATAAAGTTACCAAGGAAGAGTCCGAAAAATATTATTATTATTTGAAATTGAGATCAAAAAAAATGCCTGTAAAATATATATTAGGACAATGCGAATTTATGGGAATGGATTTCATAGTAAAGCCTGGAGTATTAATACCCCGGCCAGATACTGAAACTTTAGTAGAACAGGCTTTAGAAGAAATAAATAATAATAAATTTTATAATATATGTGATTTATGTTGTGGCACAGGAGCTATTGGAGTATCATTAGCTAAGTTTATGGAACATATAAATGTAGTATGTTGTGATATATCAGATACAGCCTGTGAGGTGGCAGAACAGAATGTAAGAAGGTACAGTTTGAATAAAAGAATAAGTATTGTTAAAAGTGATTTAATGGAGTATTTTATTTTAAACAAAATAAAATTTAATCTGATTGTATGTAATCCTCCTTATATAAAAGAAAGTGTTATAGATACTCTAATGGAGGATGTAAAGAACTATGAACCCCATGCAGCTTTAAGTGGAGGAGAAGATGGATTAGAGTTTTATAGGAAAATAGTTAAACAGAGTCTAAAAGTTCTAATTGAAAATGGTATGCTTATGTTTGAGATAGGATATGATCAGAAAAAAGATGTTACAAGTATACTAATGAGATATGGATTTAAAAATATAACCTGTATAAAAGATTTGGCAGGAAAAGATAGAGTCATTAAAGCAGTGATTGTATAA
- the prfA gene encoding peptide chain release factor 1 — translation MLERLNFIENKYEELSIKISDPMIIADQKKWQKLCKEHAELEEIVIKYREYKEALQDLEDNKEMLREETDKDMREMEQEEIKRLGDVIEKRENELKILLLPKDPNDDKNVFVEIRGGAGGEEAALFAANLTRMYTRYAEIKGWKVETISLSATDIGGFKEIVFMVKGKDAYSRLKYESGTHRVQRVPDTESSGRIHTSTATVAVLPEVNDVDIVVNPNDIRIDVFRASGHGGQCVNTTDSAVRITHLPTGLVVSCQDEKSQLKNKEKAMKVLKSRLYEKAQEERNASIAEDRKNQVGTGDRSERIRTYNYPQGRVTDHRIGMTLYKLDSFLNGDIDEIIDALITEDQAQKMKSIGNR, via the coding sequence ATGTTAGAAAGGCTTAATTTCATAGAAAATAAATATGAAGAACTATCTATTAAAATAAGTGATCCTATGATTATAGCAGATCAAAAAAAGTGGCAGAAATTATGCAAGGAACATGCAGAATTAGAAGAGATAGTTATCAAATATAGAGAATACAAAGAAGCTTTGCAAGATTTGGAAGATAATAAAGAAATGTTGCGAGAAGAAACGGATAAAGATATGAGGGAGATGGAACAGGAAGAAATAAAAAGACTGGGGGATGTTATAGAAAAAAGAGAAAACGAACTTAAAATATTACTTCTTCCTAAAGACCCAAATGATGATAAAAATGTATTTGTAGAGATAAGAGGAGGTGCAGGAGGCGAAGAGGCAGCTTTATTTGCAGCAAATCTTACAAGAATGTATACACGATATGCAGAGATTAAAGGATGGAAGGTAGAGACTATAAGTTTAAGTGCTACTGATATAGGTGGATTTAAAGAAATTGTATTTATGGTAAAAGGTAAAGATGCCTATAGCAGATTGAAATATGAAAGCGGTACTCACAGGGTGCAGAGGGTTCCAGATACAGAATCCAGTGGTAGAATTCATACATCAACGGCTACTGTAGCTGTACTACCAGAAGTTAATGATGTGGATATAGTGGTTAATCCTAATGATATAAGGATAGATGTATTTAGGGCATCAGGCCATGGTGGACAGTGTGTTAACACTACTGATTCAGCGGTGAGAATTACACATTTACCAACAGGACTTGTGGTATCCTGTCAGGATGAAAAATCTCAGCTTAAAAATAAAGAGAAGGCTATGAAGGTACTTAAATCAAGGCTTTATGAAAAAGCTCAGGAAGAAAGAAATGCCAGTATAGCAGAAGATAGAAAAAATCAGGTAGGCACAGGGGATAGAAGTGAACGAATAAGAACCTACAATTACCCACAGGGAAGAGTTACGGATCATAGAATAGGAATGACTTTATATAAACTTGATTCATTTTTAAATGGAGATATAGATGAAATAATAGATGCATTGATAACAGAGGATCAAGCACAGAAGATGAAATCCATAGGTAACAGATAA
- a CDS encoding ZIP family metal transporter translates to MFYILIVGSIVSLLGTMIGASLGVAVKKPSNKLLGFIIGFAGGIMLSVVVFDLIPEAIGKWSFLPTIVFVILGVIIIAIVDDKININNSNRHIKAAFMASLGLMLHNFPEGIIVGCGFAAGSTLGIKMSIIITIHDIPEGIAVAAPLMASKVKISKILFYAFITAFPTAIGTFIGAYIANISTGILNICISMASGIMLYVICGEMIPESSKLWEGITSTLGTLSGIILGLVIVQVL, encoded by the coding sequence ATGTTTTATATACTAATAGTAGGAAGTATAGTATCCCTTTTGGGAACTATGATAGGTGCTTCATTAGGAGTAGCAGTGAAAAAACCTTCTAACAAATTATTGGGATTTATAATTGGTTTTGCAGGGGGGATAATGTTATCGGTAGTAGTATTTGATTTGATTCCGGAAGCCATTGGCAAATGGAGTTTTTTGCCTACTATAGTATTTGTGATTTTAGGAGTTATAATTATTGCTATAGTTGATGACAAAATAAATATAAATAACTCTAACAGACATATTAAAGCAGCATTTATGGCTTCATTAGGGCTTATGCTTCATAACTTTCCAGAAGGTATAATAGTGGGATGTGGCTTTGCTGCAGGCAGTACACTTGGAATAAAAATGAGTATTATAATTACAATTCATGATATACCAGAAGGTATCGCAGTAGCAGCACCGCTTATGGCATCTAAAGTAAAAATTTCAAAGATACTTTTTTATGCCTTTATTACAGCCTTTCCTACTGCTATAGGAACCTTTATAGGTGCTTATATAGCAAATATTTCTACTGGGATATTAAATATATGTATTTCTATGGCCTCTGGAATAATGCTGTATGTTATATGTGGAGAAATGATACCAGAATCTTCAAAACTTTGGGAAGGCATAACAAGTACATTGGGAACCTTAAGTGGCATTATTTTAGGGCTTGTAATAGTACAGGTATTATAA
- a CDS encoding L-threonylcarbamoyladenylate synthase produces MNTKVKILDENDLDLEIIREAGKIIRDGGLVTFPTETVYGLGANALDPEAVKKIFKAKGRPQDNPLIVHIADIEDMKPLVVDISPMALKFIKNFWPGPMTIILSKSSVIPDITSASLDSVGIRMPSNIIARELIKAAKVPIAAPSANISGKPSPTDVDRCIEDLNGKVDIILGGNICDVGLESTVIDCTVSPSCILRPGGITFEMLKEIEKEIYIDPAIMKKTEGSNRPKSPGMKYRHYAPNAPVKIVKGDLNKTIAKINEMVENYIDENKIVGIIATDETRRFYKNALIISVGSRHNMSSVSKNLFETLRSFDDNKVDIIISEAFEEKGIGLAIMNRLNKSAGFDIIKV; encoded by the coding sequence ATGAATACAAAAGTAAAAATTTTAGATGAAAATGATTTGGATCTAGAAATTATTAGAGAAGCGGGAAAAATAATAAGAGATGGAGGGCTGGTAACTTTTCCTACAGAAACTGTATATGGACTTGGAGCAAATGCTTTGGATCCTGAAGCGGTAAAGAAGATATTTAAAGCTAAAGGCAGACCTCAGGATAATCCTTTAATTGTACATATAGCTGATATAGAAGATATGAAACCGTTAGTTGTAGATATATCACCTATGGCTCTCAAGTTCATAAAAAATTTTTGGCCTGGACCTATGACTATAATTCTTTCAAAATCATCTGTTATTCCAGATATTACAAGCGCATCTCTTGATAGTGTAGGAATTAGGATGCCATCTAATATTATAGCAAGGGAACTTATAAAGGCAGCAAAGGTTCCTATTGCAGCACCTTCTGCAAATATATCAGGAAAACCAAGCCCTACTGATGTAGATAGATGTATAGAAGATTTAAATGGCAAAGTAGATATTATATTAGGGGGAAATATATGTGATGTTGGGTTAGAATCTACAGTTATAGATTGTACTGTAAGTCCTAGTTGTATATTAAGACCAGGTGGTATAACTTTTGAGATGTTAAAAGAAATAGAAAAAGAAATTTATATTGATCCAGCTATAATGAAAAAAACAGAGGGAAGTAACAGACCTAAATCCCCTGGAATGAAGTATAGACATTATGCTCCTAATGCTCCAGTAAAAATAGTTAAAGGGGATTTAAATAAAACTATTGCAAAAATCAATGAAATGGTAGAAAATTATATAGATGAAAATAAAATTGTAGGAATAATTGCTACAGATGAGACAAGAAGATTTTATAAAAATGCATTGATAATATCGGTAGGAAGTAGACATAATATGTCAAGTGTGTCTAAAAATTTATTTGAAACACTTAGAAGTTTTGATGATAATAAAGTAGATATTATAATATCAGAGGCTTTTGAGGAAAAAGGCATTGGATTAGCAATAATGAACAGATTGAATAAATCTGCTGGTTTTGATATTATAAAAGTATAA
- a CDS encoding low molecular weight protein arginine phosphatase, translating to MKSILFVCTGNTCRSCMAESIFNFKSDIKNIKAVSAGLSVVPNSVTSKNSVIVLKENIGVDISNRKAVQLSSSMIKDSKIILTMTAYMRDILRQNFVDFKNKIYTLNEFISLKEDIKDPFGQDITKYRTVYNQLENSISLLIKKLKEDTSIN from the coding sequence GTGAAAAGTATATTATTTGTCTGTACTGGTAATACTTGTAGAAGCTGTATGGCAGAATCTATATTTAATTTTAAATCTGATATAAAAAATATAAAAGCTGTTTCAGCAGGATTATCAGTAGTACCAAATAGTGTGACCTCTAAAAATTCAGTAATAGTGTTAAAGGAAAATATTGGTGTAGACATAAGTAACAGAAAGGCTGTACAGTTAAGTAGTTCCATGATAAAAGATTCAAAAATTATTTTAACTATGACTGCTTACATGAGAGATATATTAAGACAAAATTTTGTGGATTTTAAAAATAAAATATATACTTTAAATGAATTTATATCCTTAAAAGAAGATATAAAAGATCCCTTTGGACAGGATATAACTAAATATAGAACTGTTTATAATCAACTAGAAAATAGCATTTCATTGTTGATAAAGAAGTTAAAGGAAGATACGAGCATTAATTAA
- the rpiB gene encoding ribose 5-phosphate isomerase B: protein MKIALGSDHAGFPLKREIIEHLRNKGLEFEDFGTFSEESCDYPDYALKVGEQVVNKNYDFGILVCGTGIGISIAANKIPGVRAALCGDTFSAHACREHNNANILAIGQRVVGVGLALDIVDNFLFTKFQGGRHQKRIDKIGEIEKKYNG, encoded by the coding sequence ATGAAAATTGCTTTAGGTAGTGACCATGCAGGGTTTCCCTTGAAAAGGGAAATAATAGAACATTTAAGAAATAAAGGTCTAGAGTTTGAAGACTTTGGAACTTTTTCAGAAGAGTCCTGTGATTATCCAGATTATGCATTAAAAGTTGGAGAGCAAGTTGTAAATAAAAATTATGATTTTGGAATATTGGTATGTGGAACTGGCATAGGAATAAGTATAGCTGCAAATAAAATACCGGGAGTCAGAGCTGCACTTTGTGGAGACACCTTTAGTGCCCATGCTTGTAGAGAGCATAATAATGCTAATATACTAGCTATAGGGCAAAGGGTAGTAGGTGTAGGACTTGCCCTTGATATAGTAGATAATTTTTTATTCACTAAGTTTCAGGGAGGCAGACATCAAAAAAGAATAGATAAAATAGGAGAAATAGAAAAAAAATATAACGGGTAA
- the upp gene encoding uracil phosphoribosyltransferase, giving the protein MSKVIQITHPLILHKLALIRDQHTGSKDFRELVEEVAMLMAYEVTRNLQTEEVEIETPICKTTCKMLSGKKVAVVPILRAGLGMVGGMLKLIPAAKVGHIGLYRDETTLKPVEYFCKLPQDIGEREVIVTDPMLATGGSAIDAITMLKQKGAKNIRLMCLIAAEDGIKSVTEVHPDVDIYTAAIDKELNKNGYIVPGLGDAGDRLYGTK; this is encoded by the coding sequence ATGAGCAAAGTAATACAAATAACACATCCACTTATATTACATAAATTAGCTTTAATAAGAGATCAGCATACAGGTTCTAAAGATTTTAGGGAACTTGTAGAAGAAGTAGCTATGCTTATGGCTTATGAGGTAACTAGAAATCTTCAAACAGAAGAAGTGGAAATAGAAACGCCTATATGTAAAACAACCTGTAAGATGCTTTCAGGGAAAAAAGTGGCTGTAGTACCTATATTAAGGGCAGGGCTTGGAATGGTAGGTGGAATGTTAAAACTTATACCTGCAGCAAAAGTAGGTCATATAGGGCTTTATAGGGATGAAACTACACTAAAACCAGTAGAGTATTTTTGTAAGCTGCCCCAGGATATAGGAGAAAGAGAAGTAATTGTTACAGACCCTATGCTTGCTACAGGAGGATCAGCTATAGATGCTATAACTATGTTAAAACAAAAAGGTGCTAAGAATATAAGACTTATGTGTCTAATAGCTGCAGAAGATGGTATAAAGTCAGTTACAGAAGTACACCCAGATGTTGATATTTATACAGCGGCTATAGATAAAGAGTTGAATAAAAATGGATATATAGTTCCAGGCCTTGGAGATGCTGGTGATAGATTATATGGAACGAAGTAA
- a CDS encoding cytidine/deoxycytidylate deaminase family protein produces the protein MRKDWDNYFMDIAFEVAERSTCPRLHVGAVLVKNKRIKGTGYNGSPRGLEHCDEAGCYMRDNHCIRTIHAEVNCLLEVSPDDRENSTLYVTHMPCPECQKLIINCGVKRVIYYEDYTPEINWFKKVPEIELICIKRVE, from the coding sequence ATGAGAAAAGATTGGGATAATTATTTTATGGATATTGCTTTTGAAGTTGCAGAGAGAAGTACATGCCCTAGATTACATGTAGGAGCAGTCCTTGTAAAAAACAAAAGAATAAAGGGTACTGGATATAATGGAAGTCCTAGAGGATTAGAACATTGTGATGAGGCAGGATGTTATATGAGGGATAACCATTGTATAAGAACTATTCATGCAGAAGTAAATTGTTTGCTTGAGGTATCACCGGATGATAGAGAAAATTCTACACTATATGTAACTCATATGCCCTGTCCAGAATGCCAAAAGTTAATAATTAACTGTGGAGTTAAAAGGGTTATATATTATGAAGATTATACACCAGAAATCAATTGGTTCAAAAAAGTACCTGAAATTGAATTAATATGTATAAAAAGAGTAGAATAA
- a CDS encoding MraY family glycosyltransferase, which yields MNNLYLFAIVSTVFSVILTPIVKKIALKLKIIDMPEGNRRIHSKPTPLLGGLSIYFSFVITLLLKKGNLTRAEIGLILGATIIVIGGFLDDKFDIKPRYKLIFQIVAALILIIYGVKIVLITNPFSSVYQFIDVGVMSLPLTIIWVVGITNALNLIDGLDGLASGIGLISSLTILIIALLNKRYEAAVLAIILCGSILGFLPYNFNPASIFMGDTGAQLLGFLLASISIEGAVKSAAAFSIAVPILALGIPIYDTLFAMIRRKINGKPIMQADRGHLHHRLLDMGFSQKQAVGTMYAISAVLGSLSIIAMEIKVQLSYFLLVIIMVILVFIAWKVGFFEHKD from the coding sequence ATGAATAATTTATATCTATTTGCAATAGTATCGACAGTGTTTTCAGTTATACTTACACCAATTGTTAAAAAAATTGCTTTAAAGTTAAAGATTATAGATATGCCAGAGGGCAATAGAAGAATACACAGTAAACCTACACCACTTTTGGGGGGGTTGTCCATATATTTTTCCTTTGTGATTACTTTATTGTTGAAGAAAGGAAATCTTACAAGGGCAGAAATAGGGCTTATATTAGGTGCTACAATAATAGTGATAGGTGGATTTTTAGATGATAAATTTGATATAAAACCTCGATATAAATTAATATTTCAAATTGTAGCTGCTTTAATTTTAATTATCTATGGGGTAAAGATAGTATTAATTACTAATCCCTTTAGCAGCGTATATCAATTTATCGATGTGGGAGTAATGTCTCTTCCATTAACTATAATTTGGGTGGTGGGTATTACCAATGCTTTAAATTTGATAGATGGTTTAGATGGTTTAGCATCAGGGATTGGGTTAATATCCTCCTTGACTATTTTAATTATAGCATTATTAAATAAAAGATATGAAGCTGCAGTACTTGCCATTATATTGTGTGGGTCTATACTTGGATTTTTACCCTATAATTTTAATCCTGCTTCTATATTTATGGGAGATACAGGGGCACAATTACTTGGATTTTTACTTGCATCTATATCCATTGAAGGAGCCGTAAAATCTGCGGCAGCATTTTCTATAGCAGTTCCTATTCTTGCACTTGGAATACCAATATATGATACTCTTTTTGCTATGATAAGAAGAAAGATAAATGGTAAACCTATTATGCAAGCTGATAGAGGGCATCTTCACCATAGACTTCTTGATATGGGATTTAGTCAAAAACAAGCTGTTGGGACAATGTATGCTATAAGTGCAGTACTAGGTAGTCTTTCTATAATAGCTATGGAAATAAAGGTACAGCTATCTTATTTTCTTCTAGTGATAATTATGGTGATTTTAGTATTTATAGCTTGGAAGGTTGGATTTTTTGAACATAAAGATTAA
- the wecB gene encoding non-hydrolyzing UDP-N-acetylglucosamine 2-epimerase, producing MDKLKIITIFGTRPEAIKMAPLIKELEKRHSIENKICVTAQHREMLDQVLKLFNIIPDFDLNIMKSNQTLTGITNKVLEGLEEVFDKENPDLVLVHGDTTTTFAGALAAFYKKIRVGHVEAGLRTYDKYFPFPEEMNRKLTGDIADLHFAPTSGSRENLLREGVPMNEIFVTGNTVIDSMEFTVEKEYVFNTAELNNIDYHKSKVIMVTAHRRENWGEGIENICNALKKIVEENKEVEVIYLVHLNPKVKDMVYKILGNVPRVHLLNPLDTKETHNLMDRCYMVMTDSGGLQEEAPHLGKPVLVLRNVTERPEAVKAGTVKLVGTKKEDIVKLASELILDSSKYDMMSKAVNPYGDGKASRRIAAAILQYFNIEKGEYEEFI from the coding sequence ATGGATAAACTTAAAATTATTACAATATTTGGAACAAGACCTGAAGCAATAAAAATGGCTCCCTTAATCAAAGAGCTTGAAAAAAGGCATAGCATAGAAAATAAGATATGTGTTACAGCTCAACATAGAGAGATGCTAGATCAGGTTCTAAAACTTTTTAATATTATACCTGATTTTGATTTAAATATAATGAAGAGCAATCAAACATTGACAGGTATAACTAATAAGGTACTTGAAGGTCTTGAAGAAGTATTTGATAAAGAAAATCCAGATTTGGTACTTGTTCATGGAGATACCACTACTACATTTGCAGGAGCACTAGCAGCTTTTTATAAAAAAATAAGAGTAGGTCATGTAGAAGCAGGTCTTAGAACTTATGATAAATATTTTCCTTTTCCAGAAGAAATGAATAGAAAACTTACAGGAGATATAGCCGATCTCCATTTTGCACCAACATCTGGTTCTAGAGAGAATCTCCTTAGGGAAGGAGTGCCTATGAATGAAATATTTGTTACTGGGAATACAGTAATAGATTCAATGGAATTTACTGTAGAGAAAGAGTATGTATTTAATACTGCTGAATTGAATAATATAGATTATCATAAAAGTAAAGTAATAATGGTAACTGCTCATAGGAGAGAAAATTGGGGAGAAGGCATTGAAAATATTTGTAATGCATTAAAAAAAATAGTAGAAGAAAATAAAGAAGTAGAAGTAATCTATCTTGTACATTTAAATCCTAAAGTGAAAGATATGGTATATAAAATACTTGGAAATGTTCCTAGAGTTCATCTATTAAATCCTCTGGATACTAAAGAAACTCATAATTTAATGGACAGATGTTATATGGTTATGACTGATTCTGGAGGACTCCAGGAAGAAGCTCCACATCTTGGTAAACCTGTATTGGTGCTTAGAAATGTAACTGAAAGACCAGAAGCGGTAAAAGCAGGTACAGTAAAATTAGTTGGCACAAAGAAAGAGGATATAGTAAAATTGGCAAGTGAACTTATATTGGATTCTAGTAAATATGATATGATGAGTAAAGCTGTAAATCCTTATGGAGATGGCAAGGCATCAAGAAGAATAGCTGCAGCTATTTTGCAGTACTTTAACATAGAAAAAGGAGAATATGAGGAATTTATTTGA